One Streptomyces umbrinus genomic window, TCACCGGCAAGAAGACGGAGTACCACTCCGTCCCCTACCGCAGCATCACCCACTTCTCCGTCGAGACCGCGGGCCACTTCGACCTCGACGCCGAGCTGAAGATCTGGATCTCCGGCACCCCGGCGCCGATCGAGAAGACCTTCACCAAGGGCGTGGACATCTACGAAGTGCAGGCGATCCTCACGCAGTTCGTGGCGCGCTAGCCGCGCGGGGTGCGGGGCGCAGTCCCGGTGCCAGGCTCACCGTCACGGCGATCGACGCCAGCGCGATCACCGTCATCGCCGTGCCCGGTGACGTCAGTTGGGCCGTCGCGCCCGCCAGGGCCGCTCCCACCCCCTGCATCGTCAGCATTCCGGACGAGTGCAACCCCAGTGCGTGGCCGGACAGTTCGGGCGGGGTCACGGCCATGAGGCGCTCCTGCTGCAGAAGGCTCGCCGC contains:
- a CDS encoding PH domain-containing protein, whose product is MALFGNAHTIDPAKAQHDYARLLGQDEQVYAAYLLIRDTILFTDRRLILVDKQGITGKKTEYHSVPYRSITHFSVETAGHFDLDAELKIWISGTPAPIEKTFTKGVDIYEVQAILTQFVAR